A window of Vicinamibacteria bacterium genomic DNA:
GCGCCGGCTCACCCTGCAGGCTCCGAGCGAGGTTAAGGAGTTCGTCCAGGTATTCGTCGTAGTCGGTGCGGAGGGCACGGAGGAGACGGGCCCGAGGCGCCTCCGGGAAGGTGCGGGCCTCGGACCGCACGCCGAGGAGCTCGAGGGCGAGCATCGTGCGCGCGCATTTGCGGCACCGGCCGCAGTTGGCGGGCCCACCGGCATTCTCAAGGCAGACGCGCAAATAGCGAAGGGCCAGGGGAGAGCGTGCGACCAGGCTCGATAGCTTGTCCACGCGAGTCGCTTCCGCGCCATGATGGAGAATCTCGAGTTGCTCCGTCGACCAGAGTTCGTCGAGCAGAGGGTGGGAGCCCTGCGGAACCAGCTGGGCGTAGGAGTTAGAGGAGGGTACTAGAAGCCGGCCCACGACCCCCGACAAGGGCAAGGTGGTGGCGGCCACCGCCGCGCCAAGGTATTGGAGCTCATAGTTGAGGGAGAAACGGCTTCGAAGATTGGTCTCTCCGGCAATCAGGGTGAGGCCCGCCTCATGCGCAACCTCCTGAGCCCGTTGCTGAGACTCCGCCACTCCCCTCGACATCTCCAGAGGCTGCTCGAGACCCTTGAGAAAAACGAGGTGCGTGAGGCGGGGGACGTCGGAGGCCGGGCCGGCCAGCGAGCGGAGGAGGGTATAGAAGGAGTCGACGCCGCCGGAGAAGAGGGCGGCGACGCCCGAGGCCGTGGCCGAGGCCTGCCTCTCGCGGGGCCGGGCCGTGACCCGGACCCGACGGAAATCCGGGTTCCAGCAAAGCAAGATGTCTTGGATTCGTCCCAGCCGACTGAGCAAGCGGGGAGAGACGGGGGGAACGAACTGGAGATCTTCTCCGCCCTTAAGGCACGGGACGAGTAGGGCGGGCAGGAAGGGATCCGCGGACTCCGTGAGAGAGCTCCGGAACCCAGCGGGAAAGGCGAAGAAGACCTCCTCGGTAGCAGTCGCCCGATCTCGTTGGACGGTTCCCACGAGCCGCACCTCGTCCGGGGAAACATCCACTCTCGTCGCGAGGAGCTTCATCCGCCTCCGAGGCTGCGGTACCGACCCTCCCAGGCCCTCGAGGAAGGTACGCCGGCGGGTGCGACCGGTCAAATCTCACTACGCTCAACTCTCGCCGCGCTCACCGCGCACAGATCCTGTGCGATCGAACCTAACTTTCCCTGGTCGAGCGCGGTCCGCTAACGGGGCGAGGGTCGGATGTACCTCCGATCGGGCGTGTGAGAGCGCTATTCGAGAGCGGACGGAGCCAGGGTCCTCGTCCCGAGGGGTTGGCGTACGGGGGTTAGCGAGGCTGTGGTAGGATTCGCGCCTTCGCAAGCCCTGGAGCCGCGGCACCAGGAGAGCTGCGCCGGCCTCGGGGGCCGCGGTCGCCAGGAGGCTGACCTTGCCAGATCACCTGATCGAGCCGCATGGCGGCGAGTTGATCAATCTGCGGGCAGACGAGAAGCGTCGAACGGAGCTCAGGACGGCTTCCCGAGATTGGCTGGGCTGGGACCTCACCCCGAGGCAGCTGTGCGATCTGGAGCTGCTGGTGAGCGGAGGTTTCTCTCCGCTCCAAGGATTCATGGGGCGGAAGGACTACGAGGCGGTACGGGACCGGATGCGCCTCTGCAGTGGCAAACTCTGGCCCATCCCCATCGTGCTCGACCTGCCGGAGAGCGTTGCCCGGGAGGTGCGCCCGGGCTCCCCCCTGGCCCTGCGAGACCCGGAAGGGGTGATGCTCGCGGCTCTCCACGTCGAGGAAAGCTGGCAACCGGACCGAGAGGCGGAAGCCCAAGCGGTTTACGGCACGACGAACCGTGATCATCCCGGGGTAGCACACTTGCTGGACCAGACCCACTCCTTCTACGTGGGGGGGCGAGTCGAAGGCGTGGAAATGCCCCATCACTACGACTTTTGCGCCCTGCGCCTGACGCCTGCGGATCTGAGGGCGGAGTTCCTGCGGCTGGGATGGCGGCGGGTCGTCGCGTTCCAAACGCGGAACCCCATGCACCGCGCGCACTTCGAGTTGACCCTGCGGGCCACGCGCGAAGTCGGGGCCAACCTCCTCATCCATCCCTCCGTTGGCCTGACCAAGCCCGGTGACCTCGACCACTACATCCGGGTGCGTTGCTATCAGGCGCTCCTGCCGCACTACCCCTACAATGCGGTCAAGCTCTCTCTCCTGCCGCTCGCCATGCGGATGGCGGGCCCGCGCGAAGCCCTCTGGCACGCCATCATCCGCAAGAACCACGGCTGCACGCACCTGATCGTCGGGCGCGACCACGCCGGGCCCGGCTCCGATTCGAGCGGGCGCCCCTTCTACGGGCCCTACGCGGCTCAGGAGCTGCTGAGGGAGCACGAAAAGGAGTTGGGCGTGGGCATGGTCCCTTTTCGGGTGCTGGAGTACGTGGCGGATCTGGATGCCTACGTCCCCCAAGATGAGATCGGGAGCCGACCGTCCTTGAGCATTTCGGGGACGGAGCTGCGTCGGCGGCTCAACGAGGGAGCGGAGATCCCCCGGTGGTTTACATTCCCGGGAGTCGCAGCCGAGCTACGCCGAACGCATCCGCCCCGGCGTCAGCAGGGCTTCTGCGTATTCTTCACCGGGCTGTCCGGAGCGGGTAAGTCCACCATCGCCAACGTGCTGCGGGTGAAGCTCCTCGAGATGGGAGGCCGGCCCGTCACCCTGCTCGACGGCGACGTCGTGCGGAAACACCTGTCCTCGGAGCTCGGATTCTCAAAGGCCCATCGCGACTTGAACATCCTGCGCATCGGGTTCGTGGCCTCGGAGATTACGAAGAACGGTGGCATCGCCATCTGTGCGCCCATCGCTCCCTACGACTCGGTGCGGAAGCAGGTGCGAGAGATGATCCAGCCGGTGGGCGGCTTCGTGCTCGTGCATGTCGCCACCGCCATAGAGGTGTGCGAAGGGCGAGACCGAAAGGGCATGTATGCCAAGGCGCGAGCCGGCATCATCAAGGAGTTCACGGGGGTCTCGGATCCCTACGAAGCCCCCGCCGACGCTGACCTCGTGATCGACACCGCGAGCGTCGATCCCGGGGAGGCGGCACAAGAGATCCTGCTCTGCTTGGAGCGCCAGGGATTTATCGCCTCCCTTGAGCCCGAAGGGGCAACCTCGTGAGGACGTAGCCATGGGTCCGACCGGGAAGAGAGCGTGATTCCCACCTTCTTCATCGTAGGTGCTCCGCGGTGCGGCACGAGTTCGCTCTATCTCTACCTAGATGCACACCCCCAGATCTTCATGTCCAAGCCGAAGGAGCCGCACCACTTCGGGTCCGACCTGGACCTGCGGCCGAGGCCGTACGCGGACCGCGAAGCCTATCTGAAGCTGTTCGATGGCGCGGGCAAGGTCTCTCACGCGGGAGAGGCCTCCGTCCTCTACTTGTACTCCCGGACTGCTCCCGAAGAGATCCTCGCTCTAAATCCGGCGGCAAGGATCATCATCATGCTCCGGGATCCCGTGGAAATGATCTGCTCCCTCCATCTGCACAATCTACTCCTCAACTACGAGGACATCGGGGACCTGGAGCAGGCGCTGGAAGCGGAATCAGACCGGCGGGAGGGCCGACGGATTCCCCCCACCTGCATCCCGCCCCTGTCTCTCCAGTACACGACGGTGGCGAAGTACGCGGACCACGTCGTACGTTACCAAGAGGCCTTCGGGCGAGATCGCGTCCTCTGCGTGCTCTTCGATGATCTTTGCGCGGAACCGGAAAGCATCTACGAGCAGGCCCTGTCCTTCCTCGGACTGGAGGGGAGCGGGCGGCCCGAGTTCAAGGCTCACAATCAGGGGCTGAGCTGGCGGAGCCAGCGGGCAGCCCAAGTGCTGCTGCCCGCCTACTCTCGCTGTTACGGGCTCGCGAGCAAATTGCCGACGAAGCTCCTCCGCTTGTCGGCGCTCGGGATGGTCGGTACGCTCTTCTACCTGCCCTTAAAGCTGAACCTCAGGCCGGCCCCGACTCCACCCCTGGGCATCGAACGGCGGAGAGTGCTGCGGGAGGGGTTCCGCGAGGATGTCGAGCGGCTGGCGGACCTCCTGGGCCGCGACCTGTCGAAATGGTTGCGCCCAGAGGGCTAAGACCGGCCTCCCCGTGACTTCACCCCGGCGGGGACCGCAGTTCCGGCGCGCGGCCCGGTGCAGGCAAATGCGCCCCGCGAGGCGATCCCGGTGACGAGCAAGCCTTAGGCTCCCCCCCTTAACGCCCGACGGTTCCTATGCAAGCGGGGTCGTGAGGGCGGAAAGACGCGCCGCGCGGGGCCGGCTCAGCGGCGTGCGTAGGTCGCCTCGATCACCTTCACGGGCCCCCGACCCGGGAGGTCGAAGTACACCGTGAGGACGTGACGATCGGGGCTCTCGACTTTCAGTAGCTCGCGATAGACGAGGATCGCTCCCGTCACCTCGTCTCGCTCTTTACCGCTCAGGATGAACGAGCGGGTCGCGGGGTCATAAGTTCCCCAGGGCTGTAAGTAATGGGTCCCGAGATTGTTCAGGCCGAGAGCGAAGAACTTCTGCTGCTGGCTGTCGAACCCATAGATGGTCGCCTGCTCGATCTGCGAAAGCTCCTCGCCGAGGGCCGCCTCGCAATGCAGGAAGCGCCCTCCGAGGATCCAGTGGTTCTCGCTCGTTCCGGTCAAACGGGTGGGCGCACGGCCCGCGCTCTGCCACGAGACGGTTACGGTCCAGCTCCCTTCGAGTGGTTCGAGCCAGCGGTGCTCGGGGCCGGGGCGGCTGACTGCGATGTGGCGGCTGATCTCATCCTCCAGCCGGGGCTCGGGGGAGGCGACGGCGGCGGGGGGGGTCCGCTCGGGGGGGCCTCCTGCCAGCGCCGGAGGGGGACCCGCTCCCGTGGCGAGGACGAGGGCGAGGACTCCGGTAGTGCCGGGCGTCGGCAGTCTCATGGGCTCCTCCTGTGCCGGTAAAGCTAACACAGCCTCGACGGTTCGGGCGAGGAGGATTGAAGAGCGGAATGCGCCCACGGTAGAATGCGCGCACCGGGAGAGAGTGGACTTGAAGTGGGTGCGGCGCATCGTAGCCGTGGTAGTCGGCTTGCCGGCTTTGGCCCTAGTTGCGCTTTTCCTGGCTGGCCAGCGCCCCGGGGCTGGGCGCAACATGGAGCGGGTGGCGATCGTCAAGCCTCCGAGCGAGGTCTTTCGCCACTTGGAGGAGGAAGAGCTCCTCAAGAAATGGACCCGTCTTGCCGAAATAAAGCGGCTTACGGAGGGCGGGCTCCGGCGAGGTACGCGGTGGCGCATGGTGGCGGAAGCCCGCGGTCAGCGTACGCAGGTCGAGGGAGAGGTCACGGCGGTGGAGAGGGGCCAATACCTCGCGCTCCTCCTCAAGAGCCTGCCGGGGGCGCCCATTGGATTCACCCAGACCGTGGAGTATCGGCTGGAGGGGCGGGACGGTGGCACCCGTCTCACCGTAACCGCCGACACCCACTACGAAGGCCTCCTCCCGAGGCTCTTCGAGCCCCTCATTACCCGGGCCGCTCAGACTCAGATGGAGCAGAACCTTGAGCGGCTCCGCCAGCAGGTAGAGACCCAATCGGCCGCGCTCCCCGGACCCCCGGAACGTCGCTCTCCCCGCGAATAAGACGGCTGGCCTTAAGAAAAAGCAAACCGTTCTTTCGCCGAGTCATGTTTTTCCGTTGACAAGCCTGCTCTTATAGACTAAAAAGGCAAATCTAAACTGTTTTGATTCGCGCTTGGCCCGGGTTGTTCTGATGCACCCCCCTCCAGGTGATCCCACGCCTCAGGGTTCCATGGGCGGCGCGAAAGTGAGGGGTATCGTCGATCTCGCTTAGACACGATTACAGCTAAACGCCCGTCTCTAGGAACAAAAGAGGGGCTGTTGGGGGATCGGATTGGCAGCCGGTCCCAACAGCCCCGGGCCAGAGGGGAGGGGGTATCGGTGTATCGAACCGAACCCCAGACCAGGGCCTTGTTCATTGTATACACAAAACTAGGTCCCTTTCTCAACTTTCTGTAAATGAAGGAAGAGGTTGGACGAAAGAACATGCAGTCTGCCCATAAGGCGGAATCGCTGAGGGAACCGGCGCCGTCGACAGGTGGCGGCGGCCTCTGGGTGGCCCGGCTGCGGCAACGCCAAGGCGTAGAGATGCGTCTCTTCTGTTTTCCTTACGCAGGCGGGGCCGCCTCCGCCTACCGAGGCTGGGCGGAGGCGCTGCCCTCTGCGGTCGAGGTGTGCCCGGTCCAGCTCCCCGGCCGCGGCTCTCGCTTTCTGGAGCCCCCTTTGCGTCGGGTCGGTGACCTCGTGCCCGCGATCGCCGATGGGCTCCGTCCCCTGCTGGACATGCCCTTCGCCCTTTTCGGGCACAGCATGGGCGCGCTCGTTGCGTTCGAGCTGGCGCGCGAGTTGCGGCGCCGAGCCCTGGCAGGCCCCGTCCTGCTCGCCGTATCAGGCCACCACGCTCCTCACTGGCCGGACCCGGAGCCCCCGTTCGCCCACCTGCCCGACCCCGAGTTCCTGGCCGAGGTCTGCAACCGCTACGACGGAATCCCGCCCGAGGTTCTTGCCGAGAAGGAGTTGCTGGACCTCATGCTTCCCGTGCTCCGGGCCGACATCCAGGCCCTCGAGAGTTATGCCTACGCCGCGGACACGCCCCTCGACTGCGCGTTCTCCTGCTTCGGCGGAGAGGACGATCCGCACGTCTCGCGGGCAGAGCTCGAGGCCTGGCGGGATCAGACGCGCGGGACCTGTACGGTACGCACGTTCCCCGGGCGCCATTTCTTCATTGAAACCTCCAGGGGTGCGGTCTTGCAGGCGCTCCGCCAGGGCTTGGAAGCGCGAACGACGGCAGGGCGGGAGCTCCCGTGAGGCTTCTCTGGGACGCCGCGCCTCATCCGGCCGGGCTTTGTCCGGGCGAAGTCCACGTCTGGGCGGCCTGCTTGGACGAGCCACGCGAAGGAGCTCTCCAGCGCTTGCTGTCGCCGGACGAGCAGGCGCGGGCCACCCGTTTCCGTTTCCCCCGCGATCGACGTCGCTTTGTCGTCGGCCGGGGACTCTTGCGTGGCCTGCTGGGGCGATATCTGGGCGTCGATCCGGGAACGCTTTGTTTCAACTACGGATCCCGGGGCAAGCCGTCGCTGGCGGGGGGGGAGCGCCACCTGAGCTTTAACGTTACCCACTCGGGGGCCCTCGCCCTTCTCGCCTTCGCGCGCGACCGGGAGCTGGGGGTGGATCTT
This region includes:
- a CDS encoding bifunctional sulfate adenylyltransferase/adenylylsulfate kinase codes for the protein MPDHLIEPHGGELINLRADEKRRTELRTASRDWLGWDLTPRQLCDLELLVSGGFSPLQGFMGRKDYEAVRDRMRLCSGKLWPIPIVLDLPESVAREVRPGSPLALRDPEGVMLAALHVEESWQPDREAEAQAVYGTTNRDHPGVAHLLDQTHSFYVGGRVEGVEMPHHYDFCALRLTPADLRAEFLRLGWRRVVAFQTRNPMHRAHFELTLRATREVGANLLIHPSVGLTKPGDLDHYIRVRCYQALLPHYPYNAVKLSLLPLAMRMAGPREALWHAIIRKNHGCTHLIVGRDHAGPGSDSSGRPFYGPYAAQELLREHEKELGVGMVPFRVLEYVADLDAYVPQDEIGSRPSLSISGTELRRRLNEGAEIPRWFTFPGVAAELRRTHPPRRQQGFCVFFTGLSGAGKSTIANVLRVKLLEMGGRPVTLLDGDVVRKHLSSELGFSKAHRDLNILRIGFVASEITKNGGIAICAPIAPYDSVRKQVREMIQPVGGFVLVHVATAIEVCEGRDRKGMYAKARAGIIKEFTGVSDPYEAPADADLVIDTASVDPGEAAQEILLCLERQGFIASLEPEGATS
- a CDS encoding sulfotransferase, which produces MIPTFFIVGAPRCGTSSLYLYLDAHPQIFMSKPKEPHHFGSDLDLRPRPYADREAYLKLFDGAGKVSHAGEASVLYLYSRTAPEEILALNPAARIIIMLRDPVEMICSLHLHNLLLNYEDIGDLEQALEAESDRREGRRIPPTCIPPLSLQYTTVAKYADHVVRYQEAFGRDRVLCVLFDDLCAEPESIYEQALSFLGLEGSGRPEFKAHNQGLSWRSQRAAQVLLPAYSRCYGLASKLPTKLLRLSALGMVGTLFYLPLKLNLRPAPTPPLGIERRRVLREGFREDVERLADLLGRDLSKWLRPEG
- a CDS encoding DUF1579 family protein, yielding MRLPTPGTTGVLALVLATGAGPPPALAGGPPERTPPAAVASPEPRLEDEISRHIAVSRPGPEHRWLEPLEGSWTVTVSWQSAGRAPTRLTGTSENHWILGGRFLHCEAALGEELSQIEQATIYGFDSQQQKFFALGLNNLGTHYLQPWGTYDPATRSFILSGKERDEVTGAILVYRELLKVESPDRHVLTVYFDLPGRGPVKVIEATYARR
- a CDS encoding SRPBCC family protein; amino-acid sequence: MRRIVAVVVGLPALALVALFLAGQRPGAGRNMERVAIVKPPSEVFRHLEEEELLKKWTRLAEIKRLTEGGLRRGTRWRMVAEARGQRTQVEGEVTAVERGQYLALLLKSLPGAPIGFTQTVEYRLEGRDGGTRLTVTADTHYEGLLPRLFEPLITRAAQTQMEQNLERLRQQVETQSAALPGPPERRSPRE
- a CDS encoding alpha/beta fold hydrolase; this encodes MRLFCFPYAGGAASAYRGWAEALPSAVEVCPVQLPGRGSRFLEPPLRRVGDLVPAIADGLRPLLDMPFALFGHSMGALVAFELARELRRRALAGPVLLAVSGHHAPHWPDPEPPFAHLPDPEFLAEVCNRYDGIPPEVLAEKELLDLMLPVLRADIQALESYAYAADTPLDCAFSCFGGEDDPHVSRAELEAWRDQTRGTCTVRTFPGRHFFIETSRGAVLQALRQGLEARTTAGRELP